A single window of Treponema denticola ATCC 35405 DNA harbors:
- a CDS encoding ATP-binding cassette domain-containing protein, which translates to MLKLLKKNKFLFTITFVLVSITAFLDTYSSKILQITIDKTIEGNGKIEYVFIFAAFGFLAGLIIFIENLAETKLRKDCRLTLRNNIANYMACENRIEHHQDKTKYYELFINSCDYFSSEAICNLMDALYNINAIIFGLVTTYFIFPPFIIFCFVSMAFSFLMFKKIDPKLDELSNTFIEKRSGYYNYIQDILTGHFTIFINRAKKYFVQRTKKEFENYENYRYKYSANRDLLLDIVNFPSILITVLMIIFLFYFILKGKTTLGSLAAVLGLNALISSSFENLFYNVISIRSGLLILDKKYFEVKSHLSETKIPKNPLTSIEIKNLNFSYGDNHVFTDFNISLKNGFYYLQAESGKGKSTLIKLITKELPAPDNSIFINGKDINSYTEDELIGEISYIPQENFIINGSIEENLFTSVEEKQKELDLVCAFTLANTLHEKGSLDEKSISGGETRRLNLARNLDLSKSVIILDEPFKNVEREIYKKIEQNLMRIADKIIIAVTHEKIEDKNAVVISI; encoded by the coding sequence ATGTTAAAACTGTTAAAGAAAAATAAATTTCTATTTACTATAACCTTTGTACTGGTTTCAATAACGGCATTTTTAGATACTTATTCATCAAAAATTTTACAAATTACTATTGACAAAACTATTGAAGGAAACGGAAAAATTGAATATGTTTTTATATTTGCCGCATTCGGTTTTCTTGCAGGCCTAATAATATTTATAGAAAACTTAGCCGAAACTAAACTGCGAAAAGATTGCAGATTGACACTTAGAAACAATATTGCGAATTATATGGCTTGCGAAAACAGAATTGAACATCATCAGGATAAAACAAAATACTATGAACTTTTTATAAACTCTTGTGATTATTTTTCATCTGAAGCAATTTGTAATTTAATGGATGCTCTCTATAATATAAATGCAATTATATTCGGTCTTGTAACGACATACTTTATTTTTCCGCCGTTTATTATTTTTTGTTTTGTTTCAATGGCTTTTTCATTTTTAATGTTTAAAAAAATTGATCCTAAACTTGATGAACTCTCAAACACATTTATAGAAAAACGATCCGGCTATTATAATTATATTCAAGATATTTTAACGGGACATTTTACGATTTTTATTAACCGTGCAAAAAAATATTTTGTACAACGTACAAAAAAAGAATTTGAAAATTATGAAAACTACCGATATAAATATAGCGCAAACAGGGATCTGCTTTTGGATATCGTGAATTTCCCCAGCATTCTTATAACCGTTTTGATGATTATCTTTTTATTCTATTTTATTTTGAAAGGAAAAACAACGCTCGGCTCGCTTGCTGCTGTGCTGGGTTTAAATGCACTTATTTCAAGCAGCTTTGAAAATTTATTCTATAATGTCATTTCGATCCGTTCAGGTCTTTTAATTTTAGACAAAAAATATTTTGAAGTTAAAAGTCATCTTTCAGAAACTAAGATACCTAAAAATCCCCTCACTTCCATAGAAATAAAAAATCTTAATTTTTCTTATGGGGATAATCATGTCTTTACCGATTTTAACATATCGCTTAAAAACGGGTTTTACTATTTACAGGCTGAAAGCGGAAAAGGAAAGTCTACTCTAATAAAACTTATTACAAAGGAATTACCTGCCCCTGATAATTCGATTTTTATTAACGGTAAAGATATCAACTCTTATACTGAAGATGAACTTATCGGTGAAATTTCATATATTCCGCAAGAAAATTTTATTATCAATGGATCTATCGAAGAAAACCTTTTTACTTCCGTTGAAGAAAAACAAAAAGAGCTCGACCTTGTATGTGCATTTACCCTTGCAAATACTTTACATGAAAAAGGCAGCTTAGATGAAAAAAGTATTTCGGGAGGAGAAACCCGAAGGCTTAACCTTGCCCGAAATCTTGATTTATCAAAAAGCGTTATCATCTTGGATGAACCTTTTAAAAATGTAGAACGCGAAATTTATAAAAAAATAGAGCAAAATCTTATGCGAATAGCCGATAAAATTATTATTGCCGTTACACATGAAAAAATTGAAGATAAAAATGCAGTAGTGATAAGTATTTAA
- a CDS encoding ATP-binding cassette domain-containing protein, whose protein sequence is MYFILIFILKTIQTAASTGILYFFGFAIDKFTNDPSPEKIKLIIFYALLEVLFVVIHHLCQRGVFFIRKKFALLYSQNLSDAIFDIPPEDFLKHETDYYFTAFKDQIPKIQTSYLLGRINIASSFVGILLTVFVLISFHFSLPIIMLSSFVIGKLVTKIIEPHIDKISSQEITLQEEYNAKTTENQRGLPFYILNGKRNLLFTRQVSANNTFENQSCKIEIKKTAFEWIMILTSMFLAAAGLAFAIFLFTKNKITIGMLSSTILYMNVFSQKLEGLLNLFIEVRYGKTSKEKIDGIIKSRKNKILSTKEFQILKFKDVSFSYNTKDGENISILKNISLQINKGDKILLTGKSGSGKSTLIKIALNLLKPDTGKVYFNNEEISDNEYPPFYFINQNFHLFKTSIEDNIFFGDKKQKEPYEFARLEKFYDKDISALDTDGMQISGGEKERTALARVFAGSYKNIIMDETFAGLDFENYKFIQNKFLDDKELTYIEISHREIDTEKFDYIFNLDEGKLNVKTVKEK, encoded by the coding sequence ATGTACTTCATATTGATTTTTATTCTTAAAACCATCCAAACGGCAGCCTCAACAGGTATTTTGTATTTTTTTGGGTTCGCTATCGATAAATTTACAAACGATCCTTCTCCGGAAAAAATTAAACTCATTATATTCTATGCTCTGCTTGAAGTCCTTTTTGTAGTCATTCATCACCTATGTCAACGGGGTGTATTTTTTATACGCAAGAAATTTGCTCTTCTTTATAGTCAAAATCTTTCAGACGCTATTTTTGACATTCCTCCTGAAGATTTTTTAAAGCATGAAACGGATTATTATTTTACCGCATTTAAAGATCAAATACCTAAAATACAAACCTCATATTTACTTGGACGCATTAATATCGCTTCAAGTTTTGTAGGAATTTTGTTGACGGTCTTTGTTTTGATATCATTCCATTTTAGTTTACCGATTATTATGCTTTCGTCTTTTGTAATAGGGAAATTAGTTACAAAAATCATCGAGCCTCACATTGACAAAATCTCTTCTCAAGAAATTACTCTGCAAGAAGAATATAACGCCAAAACAACCGAAAATCAAAGAGGTCTTCCCTTCTATATTTTAAACGGAAAAAGAAATCTGCTTTTTACCCGTCAAGTAAGCGCAAATAATACATTCGAAAATCAAAGCTGCAAAATAGAAATTAAGAAAACGGCTTTTGAATGGATAATGATTTTAACCTCAATGTTTTTAGCGGCAGCCGGATTAGCATTTGCAATTTTTTTGTTTACAAAAAACAAAATAACAATAGGTATGTTGAGCTCTACAATCTTATATATGAATGTTTTTTCGCAAAAGCTTGAAGGGCTGCTTAATCTTTTTATTGAAGTGCGTTACGGAAAAACGAGCAAAGAAAAAATAGACGGGATCATAAAAAGTAGAAAAAATAAAATTTTATCTACAAAGGAATTTCAGATTCTTAAATTCAAAGATGTTTCTTTTTCATATAACACAAAAGACGGAGAAAATATTTCCATTTTAAAAAATATAAGTTTACAAATCAACAAGGGTGATAAAATATTATTAACGGGAAAAAGCGGCAGTGGAAAATCTACTTTGATAAAAATTGCCTTAAATTTATTAAAACCCGATACCGGTAAAGTATATTTTAACAATGAGGAAATTTCAGATAACGAATATCCGCCGTTTTATTTTATTAATCAAAACTTTCATCTTTTTAAAACATCGATTGAAGATAATATTTTCTTTGGAGATAAAAAACAAAAAGAACCTTATGAATTTGCACGGCTTGAAAAATTTTACGATAAGGATATAAGCGCATTAGATACTGACGGAATGCAAATATCCGGAGGAGAAAAAGAACGCACCGCATTAGCTCGGGTTTTTGCAGGTTCATATAAAAATATAATTATGGATGAAACCTTTGCAGGTCTTGACTTTGAAAATTATAAATTTATTCAAAACAAATTTTTGGATGACAAGGAATTGACATATATTGAAATTTCTCATCGTGAAATTGATACCGAAAAATTTGATTATATATTTAATCTGGATGAAGGAAAATTAAATGTTAAAACTGTTAAAGAAAAATAA
- a CDS encoding glycosyltransferase family 4 protein, with translation MKILHCLAQLPMKTGSGVYFSTLVEGMIKKGHENAVLYGTQLPFAEKTFNESLPDKLQGSVKEYPIKFLSDYEQEEKTVFNADLPFPIAGMSDIMPYTSTVYSKMSDEMYQKWISVFEKTLLRAKEEFNPDIIISHHLFILTSLVKKIFSGKKIIGISHGTDIRQIKKNPWIKTRYIQNLDKLDLYFTVSPKDIAEAQTIFSAPPEKIKLAGGGFNPDIFNDKDRHIFDGTFKLCYAGKISDSKGVFELAKTLPLILKKYPNTELTLIGNATEEQKNILLKNAGFNENLKIVNASSQICMCKILKQNDIFILPSYYEALGLVAVEALACGLFTVTTEIEGLINLLGEKINTSGIIEFVKLPRIYDVDKAYEEDKPAFVEALSEKIMLQMERLKSQKDFYSPVAEEIKKHSWESIIDRIEEEIKGTFSY, from the coding sequence TTGAAGATACTTCACTGCCTTGCACAATTACCGATGAAAACAGGAAGCGGGGTTTATTTTAGCACCCTCGTCGAAGGAATGATAAAAAAAGGACATGAAAATGCGGTTCTTTACGGCACACAGCTTCCCTTTGCCGAAAAAACTTTTAATGAATCTTTACCCGATAAATTACAGGGAAGCGTAAAAGAATATCCCATCAAATTTTTATCCGATTATGAGCAGGAAGAAAAAACTGTTTTTAATGCAGACCTCCCTTTTCCGATTGCAGGAATGAGCGACATAATGCCCTATACCTCAACCGTTTATTCCAAAATGAGCGATGAGATGTATCAAAAATGGATTTCGGTTTTTGAAAAAACTCTTCTCCGTGCAAAAGAAGAATTCAATCCCGATATCATTATAAGTCATCATCTTTTTATTTTAACCTCTTTGGTAAAAAAAATATTTTCCGGCAAAAAAATAATAGGCATAAGTCACGGTACGGATATCAGGCAGATTAAAAAAAATCCTTGGATAAAGACACGGTACATACAAAACTTGGACAAGCTCGATTTATATTTTACCGTAAGCCCTAAGGATATTGCCGAAGCGCAAACTATTTTTTCGGCACCGCCTGAAAAAATTAAATTGGCAGGAGGCGGCTTTAATCCCGATATTTTTAACGATAAGGATAGACATATCTTTGATGGAACATTCAAGCTTTGCTATGCAGGAAAGATATCCGATTCAAAGGGAGTGTTTGAACTTGCAAAAACTCTTCCGCTTATTTTAAAAAAATATCCTAATACGGAACTGACCTTGATAGGAAATGCAACAGAAGAACAAAAAAACATTCTTTTAAAAAATGCCGGCTTCAACGAAAACTTAAAAATAGTAAATGCTTCATCTCAAATATGTATGTGTAAAATTTTAAAACAAAACGATATTTTTATTTTGCCTTCATACTATGAAGCCTTAGGTCTTGTCGCCGTTGAAGCCTTAGCCTGCGGCCTTTTTACAGTTACCACAGAAATTGAAGGACTTATAAACCTCCTCGGCGAAAAAATCAACACAAGCGGCATTATCGAATTTGTCAAACTTCCTCGCATTTACGATGTAGACAAGGCATACGAAGAAGATAAGCCCGCCTTTGTCGAAGCCCTTTCCGAAAAAATCATGCTTCAAATGGAAAGACTTAAATCCCAAAAAGATTTTTATTCCCCTGTCGCAGAAGAAATAAAAAAACATTCTTGGGAAAGTATTATAGATAGGATTGAAGAGGAGATTAAAGGTACTTTTTCTTATTAA
- a CDS encoding ABC transporter ATP-binding protein, protein MYLELTNLTKTYKEKNAVKNISFNLEKGKLLCLLGPSGCGKSTVLKSIGGFLKPDSGKIILDGKEITNDPPENRNVSTVFQSYGLFPHMNVLSNIIYGLKFKKMPKAERVEAGMKMIKTMGLSGYEKKHISELSGGEQQRVALARSLIIRPKLLLLDEPLSNLDAKLRINMRKEIKQIQKEFNITTIFVTHDQSEAFEIADKIILMNNGEIIQEGTAESLYNQPASEFALDFIGTNNKIENSYIRPEKIKVFKSLPEENMGNFEEAQIINIIFKGEIIELFLKTKEKELKAIVLNNDCNYQKNERVYITYIKENLN, encoded by the coding sequence ATGTATTTGGAATTAACAAACCTAACAAAAACATATAAAGAAAAAAATGCGGTAAAAAATATAAGCTTTAACCTTGAAAAAGGAAAGCTCCTCTGTCTTTTAGGACCGTCCGGCTGCGGAAAAAGTACGGTATTAAAATCGATAGGAGGTTTTTTAAAACCTGACAGCGGAAAAATAATTCTTGACGGCAAAGAAATTACAAATGACCCGCCTGAAAATAGAAATGTTTCTACCGTTTTTCAATCCTATGGGCTTTTTCCTCACATGAATGTTTTATCGAATATTATTTACGGTTTAAAATTTAAAAAGATGCCTAAGGCTGAACGAGTTGAAGCCGGAATGAAGATGATAAAAACAATGGGCTTATCTGGTTATGAAAAAAAACACATAAGCGAACTTTCAGGCGGAGAACAGCAGAGGGTTGCTCTTGCACGCAGTTTGATTATAAGGCCTAAGCTTCTTTTGTTGGACGAACCTTTAAGCAACTTGGATGCAAAGCTTAGAATCAATATGCGTAAAGAAATAAAACAAATTCAAAAAGAATTTAATATCACTACAATTTTTGTTACCCATGATCAAAGCGAAGCATTTGAAATTGCCGATAAAATTATTTTGATGAATAATGGAGAAATTATTCAGGAAGGAACGGCTGAATCTCTTTATAATCAACCTGCAAGCGAATTTGCTCTTGACTTTATCGGTACAAACAATAAAATAGAAAATTCATATATCAGGCCTGAAAAGATAAAAGTATTTAAATCTTTACCGGAAGAAAATATGGGAAATTTTGAAGAAGCCCAAATTATCAATATTATTTTTAAGGGCGAAATAATAGAACTCTTTCTTAAAACTAAAGAAAAAGAATTAAAGGCCATTGTTTTAAACAATGACTGCAATTATCAAAAGAATGAAAGAGTTTATATTACCTATATTAAGGAGAATTTAAATTGA
- a CDS encoding ABC transporter permease, which produces MKQQLKKNYNGLIDYILILSLILSIFIFIAMPFFYVFKESLVINGSLSFELFEDVFKNHLHLLKNSLSVGFYTTVLTAIAGISTALFSYLMPKKIKRLIFLILAVTMISPPFVTALSYINLFGRRGLVSYYLLGISKSPYGITGIVLMQSLSNFSLAALILIGFLNNLDRSQLDSARNLGAKTDRLIIDIILPFLFPAIKSVMLLTFLRSLSDFGTPVIIGGSFNVLATESYFAVIAQGNLGKASAINVLLLIPAIIIFILYQKSFKNISISSHGTATSEIEIKRQGILFYLISIIAVFFLLWISIQYSSIILSAFTKMKKGKMIFTFANILETRDHITSTVIRSIVYSLIAAGGGSIIGLLIAYYKQIRKIKIMQAVDFAATLPYIIPGTFFGLGYLLAFNSKPLMLTGTAAIVVLNILFKQLPFSTKIGNAAMEEINIDTLNSIRDLGGKRINEITDAVIPLSKNALGVSFINGFTTTMTTIGSIIFLVYPSQKVLTLVMFDVIQSGYYEIGSVIALLIIIICLIVNLIYFLVLKKK; this is translated from the coding sequence ATGAAACAACAGCTTAAAAAAAATTATAACGGCCTCATCGACTATATCCTCATACTAAGCTTAATTTTAAGTATTTTTATATTTATAGCTATGCCTTTTTTTTATGTATTTAAAGAAAGCCTTGTTATAAACGGAAGCCTTAGCTTTGAGCTTTTTGAAGATGTGTTTAAAAATCATCTTCATCTTTTAAAAAATTCCTTATCGGTAGGATTTTATACGACGGTTTTAACGGCAATCGCAGGGATAAGCACGGCCTTGTTTTCTTATCTGATGCCTAAAAAAATAAAACGCCTGATTTTTTTAATTTTAGCTGTAACGATGATAAGCCCGCCCTTTGTAACAGCCCTCAGTTATATAAACCTTTTTGGAAGGAGGGGGCTTGTTTCTTATTATCTTTTAGGTATTTCAAAAAGTCCATACGGAATTACCGGCATTGTGCTGATGCAGTCTTTAAGTAATTTTTCTTTAGCGGCTTTAATTTTAATTGGTTTTTTAAATAATTTGGATAGGTCGCAATTGGATAGTGCCCGCAACCTCGGAGCAAAGACAGACCGCCTGATTATCGATATAATTCTTCCCTTTCTTTTTCCTGCAATCAAATCGGTTATGCTCTTAACTTTTTTGCGAAGTTTGTCGGATTTCGGAACGCCCGTAATCATAGGAGGCTCTTTTAATGTGCTTGCAACCGAAAGCTATTTTGCAGTAATAGCTCAAGGCAACTTAGGTAAGGCTTCCGCAATAAATGTACTTCTTTTAATTCCTGCAATTATTATTTTTATTCTTTATCAAAAAAGTTTTAAAAATATTTCCATCTCTTCACACGGTACGGCCACGTCGGAAATTGAAATAAAAAGACAGGGAATTCTTTTTTATCTTATAAGCATAATTGCCGTTTTCTTTTTATTATGGATAAGCATTCAATATTCTTCTATTATATTATCCGCATTTACAAAAATGAAAAAGGGGAAAATGATTTTTACCTTTGCAAATATTTTAGAAACAAGAGATCATATTACAAGCACGGTTATAAGGAGCATAGTTTACAGTCTTATCGCTGCAGGCGGAGGCAGCATAATCGGTTTGCTTATCGCTTATTATAAACAAATAAGAAAAATAAAGATAATGCAGGCTGTAGATTTTGCCGCAACTCTTCCCTATATAATTCCGGGAACTTTTTTCGGGCTCGGTTATTTATTGGCCTTTAATTCAAAACCATTAATGCTTACAGGAACGGCAGCAATAGTTGTTTTAAATATACTATTTAAACAGCTGCCATTTTCTACAAAGATAGGAAATGCGGCAATGGAAGAAATAAACATCGACACTTTAAATTCAATCAGAGATTTAGGCGGTAAAAGAATAAATGAAATTACCGATGCCGTTATTCCTTTAAGTAAAAATGCTTTGGGCGTTTCTTTTATCAACGGATTTACAACGACGATGACTACAATAGGTTCAATTATTTTTTTAGTATACCCGAGTCAAAAAGTTTTAACCCTTGTTATGTTCGATGTAATTCAAAGCGGTTATTATGAAATAGGTTCCGTAATTGCCTTGCTTATAATTATAATTTGTTTAATTGTAAATTTAATTTACTTTTTAGTTTTAAAGAAAAAATAA
- a CDS encoding zinc ribbon domain-containing protein, whose translation MLTKLLVKCYTYLMEIFAWFFLIQAGIVGAILGYFFANKIIGSGEFLYSFLGGLIFIVIAFLIESAIIPFFVILFKIYDILCENLPAKGKTEALTLVERINSTERSDNIKINQDETPMVSCSSCGENIEVSDRVCPKCGSKNELFGVQL comes from the coding sequence ATGCTTACAAAACTACTTGTGAAATGTTATACATATTTAATGGAAATTTTTGCATGGTTTTTTTTGATACAAGCAGGTATCGTAGGGGCTATACTAGGTTATTTTTTTGCAAATAAAATCATCGGCAGCGGCGAATTTTTATATAGTTTTTTAGGCGGCCTCATATTTATTGTCATAGCCTTTTTAATAGAATCTGCAATAATACCTTTTTTTGTGATATTGTTTAAAATATATGACATATTATGCGAAAATTTACCTGCAAAAGGAAAAACCGAAGCTCTTACTCTTGTAGAAAGAATAAATAGTACGGAGAGAAGCGATAATATAAAAATAAATCAAGATGAAACTCCAATGGTATCATGCTCTTCTTGCGGTGAAAATATAGAAGTTTCTGATAGAGTCTGTCCAAAATGCGGTAGTAAAAATGAGCTATTCGGGGTCCAATTATAG
- a CDS encoding DUF6884 domain-containing protein, with protein MGKIIGLIACSSTKLGKNSPAEKYLAKDIYKGHTFILSKEEGLKKYKCEEWYILSGKYGLLDKDEYISYYNLYLGKQSTEYKKKWAEDVLNKLKSKYELKNDIFYIFGGKSYYEHLMPHLNCVVFRYKNSNCIDLDKKNEYRNGKPHDSKSDRIKK; from the coding sequence ATGGGTAAAATAATTGGGTTAATTGCTTGCAGCAGTACTAAATTAGGAAAAAATAGCCCTGCCGAAAAATATTTGGCGAAAGATATATATAAGGGACACACTTTTATTCTTTCAAAAGAAGAGGGATTAAAAAAGTACAAATGTGAAGAATGGTATATTCTATCAGGAAAATACGGACTATTAGATAAAGATGAATATATTTCATATTATAACCTTTATTTGGGAAAACAATCGACAGAATATAAAAAGAAATGGGCGGAAGATGTGTTGAATAAATTAAAATCAAAGTATGAGTTAAAAAACGATATATTCTATATTTTTGGCGGTAAATCATACTATGAGCATTTAATGCCTCATTTAAACTGTGTTGTTTTTAGGTATAAAAATAGTAATTGTATTGATTTGGATAAAAAAAACGAATATAGGAATGGAAAGCCTCATGATAGTAAAAGCGATAGAATTAAGAAATAA
- a CDS encoding GIY-YIG nuclease family protein produces MIVKAIELRNKENLQKIKKVPGYYKWWAKRTELDIILTELNVKFDDVKSSIETKSGMFCIYVGIAVKESIRDRLNWHVNDKHTESSVKYGTLSTLRQSIASIVAHNQYDKEATDNFIDKLEVEYFFNDNPIKSTDAKNELTDIEKQLLQEHLRVLNIRDNNHPCAKEIKKELKRLRKISKNTAIA; encoded by the coding sequence ATGATAGTAAAAGCGATAGAATTAAGAAATAAAGAAAATTTACAAAAGATAAAAAAAGTACCGGGATATTATAAATGGTGGGCAAAACGAACTGAATTGGATATTATCTTAACCGAACTTAATGTCAAATTTGATGATGTAAAATCATCAATTGAAACAAAGTCGGGAATGTTTTGCATATATGTCGGTATTGCCGTAAAAGAATCTATTAGAGATAGATTAAATTGGCATGTCAATGATAAACATACGGAAAGCAGTGTAAAATATGGAACATTATCAACGCTTAGACAAAGTATAGCCAGTATAGTTGCTCATAATCAGTATGATAAAGAAGCTACGGATAATTTTATTGATAAATTGGAAGTGGAATATTTTTTTAATGATAATCCGATAAAATCTACTGATGCAAAAAATGAGTTGACCGATATTGAAAAGCAGTTATTACAAGAACATTTGAGAGTTTTAAATATTAGGGATAATAATCATCCTTGTGCAAAAGAAATAAAAAAAGAGTTAAAACGGCTTAGAAAAATAAGTAAAAATACGGCTATAGCTTGA
- a CDS encoding ATP-binding cassette domain-containing protein — MVKQFIDKLFNLPNIKLSDYLFLITFFCCDFIFCILSISVLTRLLEKIYYFISDTIFYKYQTEKPAKSISYSSGEIITLLNNDINSFFAYITQFYPKLIVEILFLTFALRYIKIESLNIFLLCIIASFTNIIIALVISKKNSVLSKISREKLKEKQDFIVYIHERYSYIYANKHNEYMQKEFGVLNKGFYSISAQAARAEQFGKNILRLITILTQVIAAFFFVIENKSAAPSIGSFLAIQLMIGNIFAPVSNILNSIILISSKRASIQKIFLFLNGYKENTAENGILFSKSEYELYFNKPAFYLIEGANGIGKSSLLKNFAGILNIKINTQEESKTILRKDNTNSSVSYHSPEALIISGTVLENIMLSSNIDKDLIINCKNEKIQDIVKQLGGFKRKFDWASENLSSGEKLLIELLRIEFSDKDIYLIDEISAHLDIKNKKNLIDILFDKVEKGKIVFYISHNESEKQYIKTKNCVSIILTDKIYNVY, encoded by the coding sequence ATGGTTAAACAATTTATAGATAAACTGTTTAATTTGCCGAATATTAAATTATCTGATTATCTCTTTCTCATAACTTTTTTCTGTTGTGATTTTATCTTTTGTATATTGTCTATTTCGGTTTTAACTCGTTTACTTGAAAAAATATATTATTTTATATCCGATACGATATTTTATAAATATCAAACGGAGAAACCTGCCAAAAGTATAAGTTATTCATCGGGAGAAATTATTACACTTTTGAATAATGATATAAATTCTTTTTTCGCATATATAACGCAATTTTATCCTAAGTTAATTGTAGAAATTTTATTTTTAACTTTTGCTTTACGCTATATTAAAATAGAATCTTTAAATATATTTTTATTATGTATAATAGCTTCTTTTACAAATATTATAATAGCCTTGGTTATTTCAAAAAAGAATTCGGTACTTAGTAAAATAAGCAGAGAGAAATTAAAAGAAAAACAGGATTTTATTGTTTATATCCATGAGCGATATTCTTATATTTATGCAAATAAACACAATGAATATATGCAAAAAGAATTCGGTGTGCTTAATAAGGGCTTTTATAGTATTTCTGCACAAGCTGCAAGGGCCGAACAATTTGGAAAAAATATTTTAAGACTTATTACCATCCTTACACAAGTAATTGCAGCCTTCTTTTTTGTGATTGAAAACAAATCTGCCGCTCCTTCAATAGGAAGCTTTTTAGCTATTCAATTGATGATTGGCAATATCTTTGCTCCCGTTTCAAATATTTTGAATTCCATTATTCTTATAAGCTCAAAAAGAGCCTCAATACAAAAAATATTTTTATTTTTAAATGGGTATAAAGAAAATACGGCTGAAAACGGCATTTTATTTTCAAAAAGTGAATATGAACTCTATTTTAATAAGCCTGCATTTTATTTAATTGAAGGGGCTAATGGAATAGGTAAATCAAGTTTGCTTAAAAATTTTGCAGGAATTTTAAATATAAAAATAAATACGCAGGAAGAAAGTAAAACGATTCTCCGTAAGGATAATACAAATTCTTCTGTTTCGTATCATAGTCCTGAAGCCTTAATTATTTCAGGAACGGTTTTGGAAAATATTATGTTATCTTCTAATATTGATAAAGATTTAATAATTAATTGTAAAAATGAAAAAATACAGGATATAGTAAAACAATTGGGAGGCTTTAAAAGAAAATTTGACTGGGCTTCAGAAAATTTGAGTTCCGGTGAAAAGTTATTAATTGAACTATTGCGTATTGAATTCTCTGATAAAGATATTTATCTTATTGATGAAATCTCCGCTCATTTGGATATTAAAAATAAAAAAAACCTCATCGATATACTTTTTGATAAGGTTGAAAAAGGTAAAATCGTTTTTTATATCTCTCATAATGAAAGTGAAAAACAATATATCAAAACTAAGAATTGTGTTTCGATTATTTTAACAGATAAAATTTATAATGTATACTAA